A stretch of Lathyrus oleraceus cultivar Zhongwan6 chromosome 6, CAAS_Psat_ZW6_1.0, whole genome shotgun sequence DNA encodes these proteins:
- the LOC127093519 gene encoding uncharacterized protein LOC127093519 isoform X1, with the protein MSFDNQIFWMGKSNGDLNGSDDMTYDNSRGESKRSNQWFVDGPEMDLSPNKKQAVEAPNSLLPGLLNSNISSWGDSLSFHSLTGHFTAQLFDPGAASMNFEDANIDTKLSAERKDILDPFGGDASFGLSMLTTLEDSQPAFNHDGTRNVKVNEVKESRNFMFVPTNNPCDGVSSTVSHSHASKEGDNSISTSLTYNNGDANVILVDGAFDRMDTNLMSTSQTYNKGDGNLSVPPTYKEICNTILMDQGYINVDSDAISIAHAYNKACDNSMLSNHLFNKVEDDTILMGQTYHQRPNDMSFVSHSYNKGESTIISFGGCDDDDAIQSDSFVSDYALFMGQAPSHMSQVANEKELVRSSSKLIPSTTQMSAFEAENVPRTKEEMKMSKKATSNNFPSNVRSLLSTGMLDGVSVKYKAWSREKELRAVIKGAGYLCSCPSCNFFQVINAYEFERHAGCKTKHPNNHIYFENGKTIYGVVQELRSTPQNMLFEVIQTITGSPIHQKSFRIWKESFLAAARELQRICGKD; encoded by the exons ATG TCGTTTGACAATCAGATATTTTGGATGGGAAAGAGTAATGGGGATTTGAATGGCAGTGATGACATGACATATGATAATTCTAGAGGTGAGTCAAAGCGATCTAATCAGTGGTTCGTGGATGGCCCTGAAATGGATCTGTCTCCCAATAAGAAACAAGCAGTAGAGGCTCCAAACAGTTTATTGCCAGGGTTGCTCAACTCCAATATTTCGTCATGGGGAGATTCTTTAAGTTTTCACTCTTTAACTGGCCATTTTACTGCGCAACTATTTGATCCAGGGGCTGCATCTATGAATTTTGAAGATGCAAACATAGATACTAAGTTGAGTGCGGAAAGAAAGGATATCTTGGATCCTTTTGGGGGTGATGCCTCATTTGGTTTATCCATGTTAACTACATTAGAAGATTCTCAACCAGCTTTTAATCACGATGGGACTAGAAATGTCAAAGTTAATGAGGTGAAGGAGTCGAGAAATTTCATGTTTGTTCCAACTAATAATCCCTGTGATGGAGTTAGCAGCACTGTGTCACACTCTCATGCATCCAAGGAAGGTGACAATTCAATATCAACAAGCCTCACATACAACAATGGGGATGCCAATGTAATATTGGTCGACGGTGCTTTTGACAGGATGGATACCAATTTAATGTCAACGAGTCAAACTTATAACAAGGGAGATGGCAACTTATCAGTACCTCCGACATACAAAGAGATTTGCAATACAATATTAATGGATCAAGGATACATTAATGTAGATAGTGATGCAATTTCTATTGCTCATGCTTACAACAAGGCCTGTGATAATTCTATGTTGAGTAACCACTTATTCAATAAGGTTGAAGATGACACCATATTGATGGGTCAGACTTACCATCAGAGACCAAATGACATGTCATTTGTTTCTCATTCTTATAATAAAGGAGAAAGCACTATCATATCCTTTGGTGGctgtgatgatgatgatgcaatTCAATCTGACTCGTTTGTTTCTGACTACGCGCTGTTTATGGGTCAAGCACCTTCGCATATGTCTCAAGTTGCAAATGAAAAAGAGTTGGTTAGATCAAGCTCTAAACTAATTCCAAGTACAACCCAGATGTCAGCATTTGAAGCTGAAAATGTTCCCAGGACAAAAGAGGAGATGAAAATGTCTAAAAAAGCTACTTCAAATAACTTCCCTTCGAACGTCAGAAGTTTGCTATCCACTGGTATGCTGGATGGCGTCTCTGTAAAGTATAAAGCATGGTCACGGGAG AAGGAACTTCGAGCTGTTATAAAAGGTGCTGGGTATTTGTGCAGCTGTCCATCCTGTAATTTTT TTCAGGTTATTAACGCATACGAGTTTGAGCGGCATGCTGGTTGCAAGACAAAACACCCAAATAATCATATTTACTTTGAGAATGGAAAAACCATATATGGAGTGGTACAAGAGCTCAGGAGCACTCCACAGAATATGTTATTTGAAGTTATTCAGACAATAACTGGTTCACCTATCCATCAGAAATCCTTCCGGATTTGGAAAG AATCCTTTTTGGCTGCAGCACGCGAGCTCCAGCGCATATGTGGAAAAGATTAA
- the LOC127093519 gene encoding uncharacterized protein LOC127093519 isoform X2, with translation MSFDNQIFWMGKSNGDLNGSDDMTYDNSRGESKRSNQWFVDGPEMDLSPNKKQAVEAPNSLLPGLLNSNISSWGDSLSFHSLTGHFTAQLFDPGAASMNFEDANIDTKLSAERKDILDPFGGDASFGLSMLTTLEDSQPAFNHDGTRNVKVNEVKESRNFMFVPTNNPCDGVSSTVSHSHASKEGDNSISTSLTYNNGDANVILVDGAFDRMDTNLMSTSQTYNKGDGNLSVPPTYKEICNTILMDQGYINVDSDAISIAHAYNKACDNSMLSNHLFNKVEDDTILMGQTYHQRPNDMSFVSHSYNKGESTIISFGGCDDDDAIQSDSFVSDYALFMGQAPSHMSQVANEKELVRSSSKLIPSTTQMSAFEAENVPRTKEEMKMSKKATSNNFPSNVRSLLSTGMLDGVSVKYKAWSREKELRAVIKGAGYLCSCPSCNFSKVINAYEFERHAGCKTKHPNNHIYFENGKTIYGVVQELRSTPQNMLFEVIQTITGSPIHQKSFRIWKESFLAAARELQRICGKD, from the exons ATG TCGTTTGACAATCAGATATTTTGGATGGGAAAGAGTAATGGGGATTTGAATGGCAGTGATGACATGACATATGATAATTCTAGAGGTGAGTCAAAGCGATCTAATCAGTGGTTCGTGGATGGCCCTGAAATGGATCTGTCTCCCAATAAGAAACAAGCAGTAGAGGCTCCAAACAGTTTATTGCCAGGGTTGCTCAACTCCAATATTTCGTCATGGGGAGATTCTTTAAGTTTTCACTCTTTAACTGGCCATTTTACTGCGCAACTATTTGATCCAGGGGCTGCATCTATGAATTTTGAAGATGCAAACATAGATACTAAGTTGAGTGCGGAAAGAAAGGATATCTTGGATCCTTTTGGGGGTGATGCCTCATTTGGTTTATCCATGTTAACTACATTAGAAGATTCTCAACCAGCTTTTAATCACGATGGGACTAGAAATGTCAAAGTTAATGAGGTGAAGGAGTCGAGAAATTTCATGTTTGTTCCAACTAATAATCCCTGTGATGGAGTTAGCAGCACTGTGTCACACTCTCATGCATCCAAGGAAGGTGACAATTCAATATCAACAAGCCTCACATACAACAATGGGGATGCCAATGTAATATTGGTCGACGGTGCTTTTGACAGGATGGATACCAATTTAATGTCAACGAGTCAAACTTATAACAAGGGAGATGGCAACTTATCAGTACCTCCGACATACAAAGAGATTTGCAATACAATATTAATGGATCAAGGATACATTAATGTAGATAGTGATGCAATTTCTATTGCTCATGCTTACAACAAGGCCTGTGATAATTCTATGTTGAGTAACCACTTATTCAATAAGGTTGAAGATGACACCATATTGATGGGTCAGACTTACCATCAGAGACCAAATGACATGTCATTTGTTTCTCATTCTTATAATAAAGGAGAAAGCACTATCATATCCTTTGGTGGctgtgatgatgatgatgcaatTCAATCTGACTCGTTTGTTTCTGACTACGCGCTGTTTATGGGTCAAGCACCTTCGCATATGTCTCAAGTTGCAAATGAAAAAGAGTTGGTTAGATCAAGCTCTAAACTAATTCCAAGTACAACCCAGATGTCAGCATTTGAAGCTGAAAATGTTCCCAGGACAAAAGAGGAGATGAAAATGTCTAAAAAAGCTACTTCAAATAACTTCCCTTCGAACGTCAGAAGTTTGCTATCCACTGGTATGCTGGATGGCGTCTCTGTAAAGTATAAAGCATGGTCACGGGAG AAGGAACTTCGAGCTGTTATAAAAGGTGCTGGGTATTTGTGCAGCTGTCCATCCTGTAATTTTTCTAAG GTTATTAACGCATACGAGTTTGAGCGGCATGCTGGTTGCAAGACAAAACACCCAAATAATCATATTTACTTTGAGAATGGAAAAACCATATATGGAGTGGTACAAGAGCTCAGGAGCACTCCACAGAATATGTTATTTGAAGTTATTCAGACAATAACTGGTTCACCTATCCATCAGAAATCCTTCCGGATTTGGAAAG AATCCTTTTTGGCTGCAGCACGCGAGCTCCAGCGCATATGTGGAAAAGATTAA
- the LOC127093519 gene encoding uncharacterized protein LOC127093519 isoform X4 — protein sequence MGKSNGDLNGSDDMTYDNSRGESKRSNQWFVDGPEMDLSPNKKQAVEAPNSLLPGLLNSNISSWGDSLSFHSLTGHFTAQLFDPGAASMNFEDANIDTKLSAERKDILDPFGGDASFGLSMLTTLEDSQPAFNHDGTRNVKVNEVKESRNFMFVPTNNPCDGVSSTVSHSHASKEGDNSISTSLTYNNGDANVILVDGAFDRMDTNLMSTSQTYNKGDGNLSVPPTYKEICNTILMDQGYINVDSDAISIAHAYNKACDNSMLSNHLFNKVEDDTILMGQTYHQRPNDMSFVSHSYNKGESTIISFGGCDDDDAIQSDSFVSDYALFMGQAPSHMSQVANEKELVRSSSKLIPSTTQMSAFEAENVPRTKEEMKMSKKATSNNFPSNVRSLLSTGMLDGVSVKYKAWSREKELRAVIKGAGYLCSCPSCNFFQVINAYEFERHAGCKTKHPNNHIYFENGKTIYGVVQELRSTPQNMLFEVIQTITGSPIHQKSFRIWKESFLAAARELQRICGKD from the exons ATGGGAAAGAGTAATGGGGATTTGAATGGCAGTGATGACATGACATATGATAATTCTAGAGGTGAGTCAAAGCGATCTAATCAGTGGTTCGTGGATGGCCCTGAAATGGATCTGTCTCCCAATAAGAAACAAGCAGTAGAGGCTCCAAACAGTTTATTGCCAGGGTTGCTCAACTCCAATATTTCGTCATGGGGAGATTCTTTAAGTTTTCACTCTTTAACTGGCCATTTTACTGCGCAACTATTTGATCCAGGGGCTGCATCTATGAATTTTGAAGATGCAAACATAGATACTAAGTTGAGTGCGGAAAGAAAGGATATCTTGGATCCTTTTGGGGGTGATGCCTCATTTGGTTTATCCATGTTAACTACATTAGAAGATTCTCAACCAGCTTTTAATCACGATGGGACTAGAAATGTCAAAGTTAATGAGGTGAAGGAGTCGAGAAATTTCATGTTTGTTCCAACTAATAATCCCTGTGATGGAGTTAGCAGCACTGTGTCACACTCTCATGCATCCAAGGAAGGTGACAATTCAATATCAACAAGCCTCACATACAACAATGGGGATGCCAATGTAATATTGGTCGACGGTGCTTTTGACAGGATGGATACCAATTTAATGTCAACGAGTCAAACTTATAACAAGGGAGATGGCAACTTATCAGTACCTCCGACATACAAAGAGATTTGCAATACAATATTAATGGATCAAGGATACATTAATGTAGATAGTGATGCAATTTCTATTGCTCATGCTTACAACAAGGCCTGTGATAATTCTATGTTGAGTAACCACTTATTCAATAAGGTTGAAGATGACACCATATTGATGGGTCAGACTTACCATCAGAGACCAAATGACATGTCATTTGTTTCTCATTCTTATAATAAAGGAGAAAGCACTATCATATCCTTTGGTGGctgtgatgatgatgatgcaatTCAATCTGACTCGTTTGTTTCTGACTACGCGCTGTTTATGGGTCAAGCACCTTCGCATATGTCTCAAGTTGCAAATGAAAAAGAGTTGGTTAGATCAAGCTCTAAACTAATTCCAAGTACAACCCAGATGTCAGCATTTGAAGCTGAAAATGTTCCCAGGACAAAAGAGGAGATGAAAATGTCTAAAAAAGCTACTTCAAATAACTTCCCTTCGAACGTCAGAAGTTTGCTATCCACTGGTATGCTGGATGGCGTCTCTGTAAAGTATAAAGCATGGTCACGGGAG AAGGAACTTCGAGCTGTTATAAAAGGTGCTGGGTATTTGTGCAGCTGTCCATCCTGTAATTTTT TTCAGGTTATTAACGCATACGAGTTTGAGCGGCATGCTGGTTGCAAGACAAAACACCCAAATAATCATATTTACTTTGAGAATGGAAAAACCATATATGGAGTGGTACAAGAGCTCAGGAGCACTCCACAGAATATGTTATTTGAAGTTATTCAGACAATAACTGGTTCACCTATCCATCAGAAATCCTTCCGGATTTGGAAAG AATCCTTTTTGGCTGCAGCACGCGAGCTCCAGCGCATATGTGGAAAAGATTAA
- the LOC127093519 gene encoding uncharacterized protein LOC127093519 isoform X3 yields MSFDNQIFWMGKSNGDLNGSDDMTYDNSRGESKRSNQWFVDGPEMDLSPNKKQAVEAPNSLLPGLLNSNISSWGDSLSFHSLTGHFTAQLFDPGAASMNFEDANIDTKLSAERKDILDPFGGDASFGLSMLTTLEDSQPAFNHDGTRNVKVNEVKESRNFMFVPTNNPCDGVSSTVSHSHASKEGDNSISTSLTYNNGDANVILVDGAFDRMDTNLMSTSQTYNKGDGNLSVPPTYKEICNTILMDQGYINVDSDAISIAHAYNKACDNSMLSNHLFNKVEDDTILMGQTYHQRPNDMSFVSHSYNKGESTIISFGGCDDDDAIQSDSFVSDYALFMGQAPSHMSQVANEKELVRSSSKLIPSTTQMSAFEAENVPRTKEEMKMSKKATSNNFPSNVRSLLSTGMLDGVSVKYKAWSREELRAVIKGAGYLCSCPSCNFSKVINAYEFERHAGCKTKHPNNHIYFENGKTIYGVVQELRSTPQNMLFEVIQTITGSPIHQKSFRIWKESFLAAARELQRICGKD; encoded by the exons ATG TCGTTTGACAATCAGATATTTTGGATGGGAAAGAGTAATGGGGATTTGAATGGCAGTGATGACATGACATATGATAATTCTAGAGGTGAGTCAAAGCGATCTAATCAGTGGTTCGTGGATGGCCCTGAAATGGATCTGTCTCCCAATAAGAAACAAGCAGTAGAGGCTCCAAACAGTTTATTGCCAGGGTTGCTCAACTCCAATATTTCGTCATGGGGAGATTCTTTAAGTTTTCACTCTTTAACTGGCCATTTTACTGCGCAACTATTTGATCCAGGGGCTGCATCTATGAATTTTGAAGATGCAAACATAGATACTAAGTTGAGTGCGGAAAGAAAGGATATCTTGGATCCTTTTGGGGGTGATGCCTCATTTGGTTTATCCATGTTAACTACATTAGAAGATTCTCAACCAGCTTTTAATCACGATGGGACTAGAAATGTCAAAGTTAATGAGGTGAAGGAGTCGAGAAATTTCATGTTTGTTCCAACTAATAATCCCTGTGATGGAGTTAGCAGCACTGTGTCACACTCTCATGCATCCAAGGAAGGTGACAATTCAATATCAACAAGCCTCACATACAACAATGGGGATGCCAATGTAATATTGGTCGACGGTGCTTTTGACAGGATGGATACCAATTTAATGTCAACGAGTCAAACTTATAACAAGGGAGATGGCAACTTATCAGTACCTCCGACATACAAAGAGATTTGCAATACAATATTAATGGATCAAGGATACATTAATGTAGATAGTGATGCAATTTCTATTGCTCATGCTTACAACAAGGCCTGTGATAATTCTATGTTGAGTAACCACTTATTCAATAAGGTTGAAGATGACACCATATTGATGGGTCAGACTTACCATCAGAGACCAAATGACATGTCATTTGTTTCTCATTCTTATAATAAAGGAGAAAGCACTATCATATCCTTTGGTGGctgtgatgatgatgatgcaatTCAATCTGACTCGTTTGTTTCTGACTACGCGCTGTTTATGGGTCAAGCACCTTCGCATATGTCTCAAGTTGCAAATGAAAAAGAGTTGGTTAGATCAAGCTCTAAACTAATTCCAAGTACAACCCAGATGTCAGCATTTGAAGCTGAAAATGTTCCCAGGACAAAAGAGGAGATGAAAATGTCTAAAAAAGCTACTTCAAATAACTTCCCTTCGAACGTCAGAAGTTTGCTATCCACTGGTATGCTGGATGGCGTCTCTGTAAAGTATAAAGCATGGTCACGGGAG GAACTTCGAGCTGTTATAAAAGGTGCTGGGTATTTGTGCAGCTGTCCATCCTGTAATTTTTCTAAG GTTATTAACGCATACGAGTTTGAGCGGCATGCTGGTTGCAAGACAAAACACCCAAATAATCATATTTACTTTGAGAATGGAAAAACCATATATGGAGTGGTACAAGAGCTCAGGAGCACTCCACAGAATATGTTATTTGAAGTTATTCAGACAATAACTGGTTCACCTATCCATCAGAAATCCTTCCGGATTTGGAAAG AATCCTTTTTGGCTGCAGCACGCGAGCTCCAGCGCATATGTGGAAAAGATTAA